From Pseudomonas putida, one genomic window encodes:
- the rpsH gene encoding 30S ribosomal protein S8, translating to MSMQDPLADMLTRIRNAQMAEKSVVSMPSSTLKVAVAKVLKDEGYIAGYQVTGEAKPSLSIELKYFEGRPVIEELKRSSRPGLRQYKSVTDLPKVRGGLGVSIVSTNKGVMTDRAARAAGVGGEVLCTVF from the coding sequence ATGAGTATGCAGGACCCGTTAGCGGACATGCTAACTCGCATCCGTAATGCCCAGATGGCTGAAAAGTCCGTCGTAAGCATGCCTTCCTCCACTCTGAAGGTCGCGGTTGCCAAAGTTCTGAAAGACGAAGGTTACATCGCTGGCTACCAGGTTACTGGTGAGGCCAAGCCGTCCCTGTCGATCGAACTCAAGTACTTCGAAGGCCGTCCGGTCATCGAGGAACTGAAGCGTTCCAGCCGTCCTGGCCTGCGCCAGTACAAGTCCGTCACAGACCTGCCGAAAGTTCGTGGCGGCCTGGGCGTGTCTATCGTCTCCACCAACAAAGGTGTGATGACTGACCGCGCTGCGCGCGCTGCCGGTGTCGGCGGCGAAGTTCTGTGCACAGTGTTCTAA